A single Leptolyngbya ohadii IS1 DNA region contains:
- the murJ gene encoding murein biosynthesis integral membrane protein MurJ: MSESNKAADSNKPSGGKKARSLMNIAGIVAVATLLSKVFGLVRQQGIAAAFGTGPAYGAYNFAYVIPGFLLILLGGINGPFHSAMVSVLSKRKQEEVAPIVETITTLVVGVLLVVTIALIVFADPMMRLVAPGLYITPAEAQAQGMSAATYAVLEQTRSIAIDQFRIMAPMAVLAGLIGIGFGVLNASDQYWLPSISPLFSSITVLIGLIGLAFTLGEKMTQPEYAAIGGAVLAWSTLAGAVLQWLIQLPAQWKSKLGGLRLRFEFHRPEVKEVMQIMGPATFSSGMLQINVWTDLFFASFIPNAAAAVSAMGYAGLLIQTPIGVLSNVILVPLLPVFSRLAAPEHWDELKARIRQGLLMTAITMLPLSALTIALAVPICRVVYERFAFSEEDAILTASVLIAYAVGMFVYLGRDVLVRVFYALEDANTPFRISIVNIFINAVLDFLLVKPFGAPGIILATVGVNLISMIAMMVVLNRRLNGLPIAEWSKPFIGLTIGSVIAGLVAWGTRYGLEQFFGNEGFLILLLQVCLAGLAGLIAFGLFAAQMRLPEVNQVVERLMRRRRG; this comes from the coding sequence GTGTCTGAATCCAACAAAGCGGCTGACTCCAATAAACCTTCTGGTGGGAAAAAAGCCCGATCGCTGATGAACATTGCCGGAATTGTGGCAGTGGCGACGCTTCTCAGCAAAGTGTTTGGGCTGGTGCGCCAGCAGGGAATTGCCGCAGCGTTTGGCACGGGTCCGGCGTATGGGGCATACAACTTTGCCTATGTGATTCCAGGATTTCTGCTGATTCTGCTGGGGGGGATTAACGGTCCCTTTCATAGTGCGATGGTCAGTGTCCTGTCGAAGCGCAAACAGGAGGAAGTTGCCCCGATCGTTGAAACGATTACTACCCTGGTCGTTGGGGTGCTGCTCGTCGTGACGATCGCCCTAATTGTATTTGCTGACCCGATGATGCGTCTGGTGGCTCCGGGACTCTACATTACTCCGGCAGAGGCACAGGCACAAGGAATGTCGGCGGCAACCTATGCGGTTCTGGAGCAGACGCGATCGATCGCGATCGATCAGTTTCGTATCATGGCACCGATGGCGGTGCTGGCGGGGTTAATTGGCATCGGATTTGGCGTGCTGAATGCATCGGATCAATACTGGTTGCCCTCAATCAGTCCGCTGTTTTCCAGCATTACCGTACTCATTGGACTGATCGGACTTGCCTTTACCCTGGGTGAAAAAATGACCCAGCCGGAATATGCGGCGATCGGCGGGGCGGTGCTGGCATGGTCTACCCTGGCGGGAGCCGTCTTGCAGTGGCTGATTCAGCTTCCGGCACAGTGGAAGTCGAAGCTGGGGGGACTGAGGCTGCGGTTTGAGTTTCACCGCCCCGAAGTGAAGGAAGTCATGCAGATTATGGGTCCGGCAACCTTTTCGTCGGGGATGCTGCAAATTAATGTCTGGACGGATTTATTTTTTGCCTCGTTTATTCCCAATGCGGCAGCGGCAGTGTCGGCAATGGGCTACGCAGGCTTACTGATTCAAACCCCGATCGGTGTTCTGTCCAACGTCATTCTCGTTCCCCTGTTGCCCGTCTTCTCAAGACTGGCAGCTCCGGAACACTGGGACGAACTGAAAGCCCGCATCCGCCAGGGTTTGCTGATGACCGCGATTACAATGCTGCCCCTGAGTGCCCTGACGATCGCCCTTGCTGTCCCAATTTGCCGCGTCGTTTACGAACGATTTGCCTTCAGTGAGGAAGATGCGATCCTAACTGCCAGCGTCCTGATCGCCTACGCCGTGGGAATGTTCGTTTACCTGGGACGGGATGTGCTGGTGCGGGTCTTCTACGCCCTCGAAGATGCCAACACGCCTTTCCGAATCAGCATCGTCAATATTTTCATCAACGCTGTCCTGGACTTCCTGCTGGTCAAGCCCTTCGGCGCACCCGGTATTATTCTGGCGACGGTGGGGGTCAACCTGATTTCCATGATTGCCATGATGGTCGTCCTCAATCGCCGCCTCAACGGTTTGCCGATCGCCGAATGGAGCAAGCCTTTTATCGGATTGACGATCGGCAGCGTAATTGCCGGACTGGTCGCCTGGGGCACCCGCTACGGTTTAGAGCAATTCTTCGGCAACGAGGGCTTTCTAATTCTGCTGCTCCAGGTGTGTCTCGCCGGACTTGCCGGACTGATTGCCTTCGGTTTGTTTGCCGCACAGATGCGTCTGCCGGAGGTGAATCAGGTAGTGGAACGGTTGATGAGGCGGAGACGTGGATGA
- a CDS encoding thioredoxin family protein, with product MTATPSSPTPQSNPANRIRNLVILLVAIVLSLSIFLGVRFGSETGTLAAMAGTATPLDVALKNEQPTLIEFYADWCTSCQAMAKDMSDLKDEFGDRINFVMLNVDNTKWLPEMLSYRVDGIPHFVFLDPQGETIASTIGEQPRTVMAANLEALSSGSPLPYLQTRGRVSDFEAPASPKSQVDDPRGHGSQVKG from the coding sequence ATGACTGCAACGCCTTCTAGCCCTACCCCTCAGTCTAATCCGGCAAATCGAATTCGGAATCTGGTGATTTTGCTGGTGGCGATCGTCCTCAGCCTCTCAATTTTCCTGGGCGTCCGCTTTGGCAGCGAGACCGGAACTCTGGCAGCTATGGCAGGAACCGCAACCCCGCTCGACGTTGCCCTGAAGAACGAGCAGCCCACCCTGATCGAGTTCTATGCGGACTGGTGTACCTCCTGTCAGGCAATGGCAAAGGACATGAGCGATCTCAAAGACGAGTTTGGCGATCGGATCAACTTCGTCATGCTCAACGTAGACAACACTAAATGGCTTCCCGAAATGCTGTCCTACCGCGTCGATGGCATTCCCCACTTTGTATTTCTCGACCCTCAAGGAGAAACGATCGCCAGCACGATCGGCGAACAGCCCCGCACCGTCATGGCAGCCAATCTAGAAGCCCTATCCTCTGGCTCCCCCTTGCCCTACCTGCAAACCAGAGGTCGCGTCTCTGACTTTGAAGCCCCGGCTTCACCCAAATCGCAGGTGGATGATCCGCGTGGGCATGGGAGTCAGGTGAAAGGGTAG